The Gammaproteobacteria bacterium genome contains a region encoding:
- the hypE gene encoding hydrogenase expression/formation protein HypE: protein MSRLDLRNGVIEMSHGSGGRASSQLIEELFIPHFDNELLRQGNDATVFDIPAGRMVITTDAHVVSPLFFPGGDIGSLSVHGTINDVAMSGAKPLYLSASVILEEGFPLADLEKIVISMAAASRKANVPIIAGDTKVVERGKGDGLFISTTGIGIVPDGVNISGDLAQPGDLVLLNGFIGDHGIAILSSREGLEFNTTIKSDSAALNELVSEMVQAEPDIHCLRDPTRGGLATTLNELAKQSEVGIQINETTIPVRDETQGACELLGLDPLYIANEGKLVCICPKESAKNLLNIMQQHPLGKDAVIIGQVVEDRQQLVVMKTTFGGQRVVDWLAGEQLPRIC, encoded by the coding sequence ATGAGTCGTTTAGATCTTAGAAATGGTGTCATTGAAATGAGTCATGGCAGTGGTGGAAGAGCATCAAGCCAGCTGATTGAAGAGCTGTTCATCCCCCACTTTGATAACGAACTGTTACGCCAGGGAAATGATGCGACTGTTTTTGATATACCTGCGGGTCGCATGGTCATCACAACCGATGCCCATGTCGTCTCTCCCCTGTTTTTCCCTGGTGGAGATATTGGTTCACTTTCAGTGCATGGCACCATTAACGATGTCGCGATGAGCGGCGCAAAGCCACTTTACCTTTCAGCCAGTGTCATTCTTGAAGAGGGGTTTCCTCTGGCTGATCTGGAAAAAATTGTTATCAGCATGGCCGCTGCCAGCCGTAAAGCAAATGTACCCATTATTGCTGGTGATACCAAGGTGGTTGAGCGTGGCAAAGGTGACGGCCTGTTTATCAGTACCACCGGCATCGGCATCGTTCCTGATGGAGTGAATATTTCGGGTGATCTCGCTCAACCGGGGGATCTGGTTTTGTTAAATGGTTTCATTGGAGATCACGGCATTGCCATTCTCTCCAGTCGGGAGGGGTTGGAGTTTAATACAACCATTAAATCCGACTCTGCCGCTTTAAATGAACTTGTATCAGAGATGGTACAAGCGGAGCCAGACATTCATTGTTTAAGAGACCCTACTCGCGGCGGTCTCGCGACAACACTCAATGAACTGGCTAAGCAGTCCGAAGTCGGGATACAAATCAATGAAACAACCATTCCTGTTCGTGACGAAACTCAAGGTGCTTGCGAACTGCTCGGGCTTGATCCGCTTTATATTGCAAACGAAGGAAAGTTGGTCTGTATCTGCCCCAAAGAGTCGGCGAAGAATCTGCTCAATATCATGCAGCAACACCCTCTGGGAAAAGATGCCGTCATAATTGGACAAGTGGTTGAAGATCGTCAGCAACTTGTCGTAATGAAAACAACCTTCGGCGGTCAACGTGTCGTTGACTGGCTGGCTGGAGAGCAACTACCACGTATTTGCTAA
- the hypD gene encoding hydrogenase formation protein HypD, with amino-acid sequence MKYVDEFRDGNKARKIAELIQAEVRSDRQYRLMEFCGGHTHAIFRFGIIDLMPKNLQFIHGPGCPVCVLPAGRIEAAIKLVENSENLILCTYADLMRVPAGKRDSLNRAKAHGADIRMIYSSTDALNIARHNPEKQVVFFAIGFETTTPPTAAAIKIAHQEGLKNFTVFCNHVETPPAMAHILSSGEAHLDGILGPSHVSTIIGSHAYTECCKQYFMPLVIAGFEPLDVIQSTLLLVRQINERRFEVENQYRRAVTESGNKKAQALMSEIFEQRPLFEWRGLGELENSAIQIKNKFADFDAEKRFAIEHIEIADIKGCICPAVLRGVSNPNECKLFGAACTPEDPKGACMVSSEGACAAYYSYGRYRTEVTNL; translated from the coding sequence ATGAAGTATGTAGATGAGTTTCGAGATGGCAATAAAGCCAGGAAAATCGCCGAACTGATTCAAGCAGAGGTCAGATCTGATCGTCAGTATCGCTTAATGGAGTTCTGCGGTGGCCATACTCATGCCATATTCCGCTTTGGCATTATTGACCTCATGCCTAAGAACCTACAGTTTATACATGGACCTGGTTGCCCTGTCTGTGTATTGCCAGCAGGCCGTATCGAAGCGGCGATCAAGCTTGTTGAAAACAGTGAAAATCTGATTCTCTGCACTTATGCTGATCTGATGCGCGTTCCTGCTGGAAAACGTGACAGTTTAAATAGAGCAAAAGCACACGGCGCAGACATTCGAATGATCTACTCCAGCACCGATGCACTTAATATCGCTCGTCATAACCCTGAAAAACAAGTGGTTTTTTTCGCTATCGGCTTTGAAACCACCACGCCACCAACCGCCGCTGCAATTAAAATCGCTCATCAAGAAGGGTTAAAAAACTTCACTGTATTTTGTAATCATGTCGAAACGCCCCCTGCAATGGCTCATATTTTATCTTCGGGTGAAGCTCACCTTGATGGCATTCTTGGACCATCACATGTCAGCACGATTATCGGCAGCCATGCCTATACCGAGTGCTGCAAGCAGTACTTCATGCCATTAGTAATTGCAGGTTTTGAACCTCTCGATGTAATTCAATCAACACTGTTGTTAGTTCGCCAGATAAATGAAAGGCGCTTTGAGGTCGAAAACCAATATCGTCGTGCCGTCACAGAGAGTGGCAATAAAAAAGCACAAGCTCTGATGAGTGAAATATTCGAGCAGCGACCGTTGTTTGAATGGCGTGGTTTAGGTGAGCTGGAAAATAGTGCCATACAGATCAAAAACAAGTTTGCCGATTTTGATGCAGAGAAACGCTTTGCCATAGAGCATATCGAAATAGCAGATATCAAAGGTTGTATTTGCCCCGCAGTGCTGCGTGGAGTCAGCAACCCCAATGAATGCAAGCTGTTTGGTGCTGCCTGCACACCAGAAGACCCTAAAGGAGCCTGCATGGTTTCATCCGAAGGAGCTTGCGCTGCTTATTATAGCTATGGTCGATATCGAACTGAGGTCACAAACTTATGA
- a CDS encoding HypC/HybG/HupF family hydrogenase formation chaperone, producing the protein MCLSIPARVESLNAFESTAIVELNGIRKEISTLLLDEVAVDDYVLVHVGYALERINPEEAAKTLTMFDELRTLSDAE; encoded by the coding sequence ATGTGCCTATCGATACCTGCCCGAGTTGAATCCCTGAATGCTTTCGAGTCAACAGCCATTGTTGAACTCAATGGTATTCGCAAAGAGATCTCTACACTGCTGCTTGATGAAGTTGCTGTGGATGATTATGTATTAGTGCATGTTGGTTATGCACTGGAACGCATCAACCCTGAAGAAGCGGCAAAGACACTGACGATGTTTGATGAACTGCGCACCTTGAGTGATGCCGAATGA
- the hypB gene encoding hydrogenase nickel incorporation protein HypB, with protein MCSVCGCHNEQSRLISIEQDILSKNNRYATINRDYLNERNIFCLNLVSSPGSGKTTLLCETIKALGHETPITVIEGDQQTSFDAERIRKTGVKAVQINTGKGCHLDGQMVGRAIDELKPESHSILFIENVGNLICPAAFDLGEAKKVVILSVTEGTDKPLKYPDMFHAADLMILNKTDLLPYVDFDIELCFQYALQVNPDIQILTLSATRGDGMKSWLNWIEQHRE; from the coding sequence ATGTGTAGCGTATGCGGATGTCACAACGAACAATCCCGCCTGATTAGTATTGAGCAGGACATTCTAAGCAAAAATAACCGCTATGCCACAATCAATCGAGACTACCTCAATGAGCGTAACATTTTTTGCCTGAATCTTGTCTCCAGCCCTGGCTCAGGTAAAACAACGCTTCTGTGCGAAACAATCAAAGCCCTGGGACATGAGACTCCAATCACCGTCATTGAAGGTGATCAGCAAACAAGCTTTGATGCTGAGCGCATTCGAAAAACGGGCGTGAAAGCGGTACAAATCAACACGGGTAAAGGTTGCCACCTAGATGGCCAGATGGTGGGGCGGGCAATTGATGAGCTCAAGCCGGAGTCACACAGCATTCTGTTTATCGAGAATGTGGGAAATTTGATCTGCCCCGCTGCTTTCGACCTCGGTGAAGCAAAAAAAGTGGTCATTTTATCGGTCACAGAAGGTACGGATAAGCCACTTAAATACCCAGATATGTTCCACGCAGCTGACCTGATGATTCTAAATAAAACCGACCTTCTACCCTATGTTGATTTTGATATCGAGCTCTGCTTTCAATATGCACTGCAAGTCAATCCTGACATTCAAATTTTAACGCTCTCGGCAACAAGAGGTGATGGTATGAAATCATGGTTAAACTGGATCGAACAACATAGAGAATAA
- the hypA gene encoding hydrogenase maturation nickel metallochaperone HypA: MHELSLCEDMIDLLRERAKVDHYSQIKSIQIEIGKLSCVESYALIFAFSAAAKGSLAENATLKINEIPGQGWCDQCASEVTIEQRFDTCPHCDYYPLEIRQGDKMRIKYVEVI; this comes from the coding sequence ATGCATGAGCTCTCGTTATGCGAAGATATGATTGATCTGCTACGGGAACGAGCAAAGGTCGACCACTACAGCCAAATAAAAAGTATTCAGATTGAGATTGGCAAGCTCTCCTGCGTCGAGTCCTATGCATTGATTTTTGCCTTTAGTGCGGCTGCCAAAGGCTCGCTAGCTGAAAATGCAACACTTAAAATTAACGAAATTCCTGGCCAGGGATGGTGCGATCAATGTGCTTCAGAGGTCACAATCGAACAACGCTTTGATACCTGTCCACATTGTGATTATTATCCACTGGAGATCAGGCAGGGTGATAAAATGCGAATCAAATATGTTGAGGTGATCTGA